The DNA region CGGCTCATCGGCGAACACCAGGTCCGGTGCGGTGGCCAGCGCCCGTGCGATGGCCACCCGCTGCTGCTGGCCGCCGGACAGCTCGTGCGGGCGGTGATGCAGCCGTGACTCCAGCCCCAGCCGCTCGACGAGGCCGTCGATGCGGGCGCGCTCGATCGCGCTCGGGCGCCGCCCGTCCAGCTCGAACGGCAATCGGATGTTGCCGATGGCGTCCAGGGTCGGAACGAGATTGAACGCCTGGAAGATGAAGCCCACGCGCCGTCGGCGCAGGATGGTCATCTCCAGGTCGTCGAGGCCTGTGATCTCCGTGTCGCCGATCCAGGCCCGTCCCTGCGTGGGCGCGTCCAGCCCTGCCATGATGTGCATGAGCGTCGACTTCCCCGACCCGGACGGCCCCATGATCGCGGTGAACTGGCCGCGACGGATGCCGACGCTCACGTCGTCGAGCGCGCGCACGGTCGACGCTCCCGACCCGTAGGACTTGGTGAGGTGCTGGACACGGGCGGCGAGCCCGAGGTCCGAGGTGGTGATCTCCATGCCTTCGACGCTATGGCCGGCTCCCGGCGCCGCACATCGCCCGTCGGATGCATCCGCAGTACATCTGCAGGATGATCCGCGCGGATGCGTCTCAGACGAGCCCGTGCTCGAAGGCGAACACCACCAGCTGCACGCGGTCGCGCAGGGCCAGCTTGGCGAGGATACGACTGATGTGCGTCTTCACGGTCGCTTCGCTGAGGTACTCGCGCGCCGCGATCTCGGAGTTCGACAGTCCGCGCGCGGCGAGCTCGAAGATCTCCCGCTCCCGGTCGGTGAGGTCGGAGAACTCCGCGGGCACCGGCGTGGTCTCGGTGGTGAAATGCGCGAACAGCTCGCGGGTGGCGGATGCCGCGATCACGCTCGCCCCGGAAACGACCGTGCGGATCGCCGCGAGCAGGAACTCGGGCTCGGCGTCCTTGAGAAGGAATCCGCTGGCGCCCTGCTGGATCGCCCGGGCGGCGGCCTCGTCGAGGTCGAAGGTCGTCAGCATCACGATGTGCGGGGCCTGCGGGAGCTTCAGCAGCTCGGCCGTGGCGGTCAACCCGTCCATGACCGGCATCCGGATGTCCATCAGCACGACATCCGGACAGGTGCGTCCGATGACCTCGAGCGCCTCGCGCCCATCACCCGCCTCTCCGACGACATCCATGTCGGGCTGGGAGGACACGAGCATGCGGACGCCTGCGCGGAACAGCGCCTGATCGTCGACGAGCACGATCCTGATCATCCCGACCTCCAGGTCATCGACTACGCATCCATCTTCGCGTGTCGAGGGCCGTGCGACGTACGCGATTACCGCATCGCATCCGCGGGCCCCGGTGACGGCGCCCCGACCGGCAGCGTCGCCTGCACGAGGAACCATCCCGCGTCCCGGCTCGTCGTCAGCGAGCCGCCGACCAGCTGCGCCCGCTCGCGCATCCCCACCAGCCCGTGACCGCCCGCGGAGCCCGTCCTGCCCTCCGCGATCCTGTTGCGCACCTCCACGTCGACGCGGTCGGCCCACCAGGACAGGCGCACGTCGACATCACCCTCGCCGTGGCGCAGGGCGTTGGTCAGCGCCTCCTGCAGAATGCGGTAGACGGCGAGCTGGATCGCGCTCGGCGGTTCGCCCGGCGGCATCGGGTCGACGGTGATCCGCGGCTCGACTCCGGACTGCCGCACGTGTTCGAACAGCGTCTCCAGGTCGGCGAGGGTCGGCTGCGGCCCGTCGCCCTGACGATGACGCAGCTGGGTCAGCAGCATCCGGACGTCGGAGAGCGCGGAGCGCGCGGTCTGCGCGATCGTGGACATGGCCTCCTGCGCGAGCTCGGGCTTCGTGGCGGCCGCGTACCGCGCGCCGTCGGCCTGCGCGATGACGACGGCCAGCGAATGCGCGACGATGTCGTGCATGTCGCGCGCGATGCGCACGCGCTCGGCCTCCTCCGCGGCGGTGGCCTCCGCCCGCAGCTGGGCCTCGTGCGTGCGCCGGCCGTGCAGCACCAGCCGCCACAGCAGGCCCGCGCTCCACGACATCGCCAGCGAGAGCACGACGACGGTGGCGACCAGCGCGCCGACGGCCAGCAGCCGCAGCGGGTACTCCCCGTCGACGACGAATACGTCGCGCTGCATCACCGCCACGTAGATCCCGGCGATGAGCCCGCCGCCGAACGCCGAGGCGCCGCCGATCCAGAGCAGGCGCCGGGTGCCCCAGGCCGCCGTCGCGAACAGCACGACGAACACCGCGACATCGATGGGCGAGGGCCACAGCCCACCCGCCATCTGCAGGATCGCACCCAGCCAGGCCACCGCCAGCGCGATCGGCGGGGAGAGCCTCGCGATCGCCGCCGCGCCCCACAGCACGACCGCCACGAGGAGGTGGAACACGACCGCGACGCTCCCGCCGACGACCCACGAACCGGCGCTGCCGGCGACGATGAGCAGGCTCAGCGGCAGGGTCAGCAGCAGCCCCAGCACACTGCCGATGATGTCGAGCACGAGCTGGTAGGGCTTGAGCGGGCGGATCACGCCACCACGCTACGGGAACGCCCGGCACCCCGGCATCCGCCTGCGGATGTATCCCGGTGCCCCGCAGGCCGCCCCGGCGCCGATCAGCAGCCGAACCGCCCTGCGCCTCTCAGGCGCGGCAGAGGATCTCTCCGTGCGGGATGAGGAACCAGCCGTCGCCGTCGGCCGCCCAGGCACGCCAGGCGTCGCTGAGGCGCTGCAGGTCGGCATCCGTCGCCATCCCGGATGCCGTGAGCTGCCGTGCCAGAGCGGACTCGACGACGCGATCGGCCCACAGGCCGCCCCACCAGTCGCGCTCC from Microbacterium soli includes:
- a CDS encoding response regulator transcription factor is translated as MIRIVLVDDQALFRAGVRMLVSSQPDMDVVGEAGDGREALEVIGRTCPDVVLMDIRMPVMDGLTATAELLKLPQAPHIVMLTTFDLDEAAARAIQQGASGFLLKDAEPEFLLAAIRTVVSGASVIAASATRELFAHFTTETTPVPAEFSDLTDREREIFELAARGLSNSEIAAREYLSEATVKTHISRILAKLALRDRVQLVVFAFEHGLV
- a CDS encoding ABC transporter ATP-binding protein, with translation MEITTSDLGLAARVQHLTKSYGSGASTVRALDDVSVGIRRGQFTAIMGPSGSGKSTLMHIMAGLDAPTQGRAWIGDTEITGLDDLEMTILRRRRVGFIFQAFNLVPTLDAIGNIRLPFELDGRRPSAIERARIDGLVERLGLESRLHHRPHELSGGQQQRVAIARALATAPDLVFADEPTGNLDSRSGREVLQLLSDASREQGQSIAMVTHDPVAASYADRVLFLGDGRITADHPRRSAEQIAAHMLAAEVAA
- a CDS encoding sensor histidine kinase, coding for MIRPLKPYQLVLDIIGSVLGLLLTLPLSLLIVAGSAGSWVVGGSVAVVFHLLVAVVLWGAAAIARLSPPIALAVAWLGAILQMAGGLWPSPIDVAVFVVLFATAAWGTRRLLWIGGASAFGGGLIAGIYVAVMQRDVFVVDGEYPLRLLAVGALVATVVVLSLAMSWSAGLLWRLVLHGRRTHEAQLRAEATAAEEAERVRIARDMHDIVAHSLAVVIAQADGARYAAATKPELAQEAMSTIAQTARSALSDVRMLLTQLRHRQGDGPQPTLADLETLFEHVRQSGVEPRITVDPMPPGEPPSAIQLAVYRILQEALTNALRHGEGDVDVRLSWWADRVDVEVRNRIAEGRTGSAGGHGLVGMRERAQLVGGSLTTSRDAGWFLVQATLPVGAPSPGPADAMR